In Ferribacterium limneticum, a genomic segment contains:
- a CDS encoding glycosyltransferase has protein sequence MKPDSLRMHLLYLTAEQWPTFRPDVVALFGKYLPRHGVTSDLVTERDIASTGLPDVPWGGGQARLCHVPRNRAGQYVVKFWHNLRALISIDATKYDAIQVRDMSVTALAGLVVARMKGIRFFYWLSYPQSEGQIDRAKARGLKGGMRFWFPLIQGTFGKWLLYRIVLPRADHVFVQSNQMQLDLAKQGVPMLLMTPVPMGVDTETASPESIQPADDARLTGKRVVAYLGTLDRVRRIEILFQMLALVKQQIPNILLVLVGDTEDASHRDWLKREAERIGVAEYVLWTGWLPVTKALSYVKAAEVGLSPCPRGFLLDMGSPTKAVEYMALGVPVIVNDNPDQAQVIAESGAGLCVSLESNAFGDAVVSLLNAPEMRRAMGEKGHQYVTGKRGYNCIAEMVAEVYLSLRRSTTPMLEAAK, from the coding sequence ATGAAGCCCGACAGCCTGCGTATGCACTTGCTCTATCTCACCGCAGAACAGTGGCCGACTTTTCGCCCCGATGTTGTCGCTTTGTTCGGAAAATATTTGCCTCGCCACGGAGTGACATCGGACTTGGTGACTGAGCGCGATATTGCCAGCACAGGTCTGCCGGATGTGCCATGGGGGGGCGGTCAAGCCCGGTTATGCCATGTCCCGCGCAATCGCGCTGGCCAGTATGTCGTCAAGTTCTGGCACAACCTGCGGGCGCTGATCTCGATAGATGCAACAAAATACGATGCGATTCAGGTACGCGATATGTCGGTTACGGCGCTGGCTGGGCTTGTCGTAGCAAGGATGAAGGGTATCCGCTTTTTCTACTGGTTGTCGTATCCGCAATCAGAAGGACAGATCGATCGCGCCAAGGCCCGTGGACTAAAGGGCGGAATGCGTTTCTGGTTCCCGCTAATACAGGGCACCTTCGGCAAATGGTTGTTGTATCGGATTGTGTTGCCGAGGGCTGACCATGTCTTTGTGCAGAGCAATCAGATGCAATTGGATCTGGCAAAACAGGGTGTCCCCATGTTGCTGATGACACCGGTCCCCATGGGTGTGGATACTGAAACCGCCAGCCCCGAGAGTATTCAACCAGCCGATGATGCGCGCCTCACAGGCAAGCGTGTGGTGGCTTATCTTGGAACGCTTGATCGAGTCAGGCGGATCGAAATCCTGTTTCAGATGCTTGCCCTAGTCAAACAACAGATTCCCAACATTCTCTTGGTTCTGGTTGGTGATACTGAGGACGCGTCACATCGTGACTGGTTGAAGCGAGAAGCTGAACGTATTGGTGTGGCCGAATATGTACTCTGGACCGGATGGTTGCCTGTAACAAAGGCTTTGAGCTATGTAAAAGCTGCGGAGGTTGGCCTGTCTCCTTGTCCTCGAGGTTTTTTGCTTGACATGGGTTCCCCCACAAAAGCGGTAGAGTACATGGCGCTGGGGGTGCCAGTGATCGTCAATGACAATCCAGATCAAGCGCAAGTGATAGCAGAAAGTGGAGCTGGGTTGTGCGTCTCTTTGGAAAGCAATGCTTTTGGGGATGCTGTGGTTAGCCTCTTGAATGCGCCAGAAATGAGGCGAGCAATGGGTGAAAAAGGACATCAGTATGTTACGGGTAAACGAGGATACAACTGCATTGCTGAGATGGTGGCAGAGGTCTATCTAAGTCTTCGCAGAAGCACAACTCCTATGCTTGAGGCTGCCAAATGA
- a CDS encoding polysaccharide pyruvyl transferase family protein — protein MEVGILTMHRVLNYGSFMQAYALKSVIESFGHHVTFRDFKNGEPRHKGKKVSPPGFLDKVAKIPQAIADLEGTLKKRAFRRKFNNYFKQTCWGLLEVPQEPNHGLVADAVVIGSDEVFNYTQNHAFGYVPCLFGHGINAPLILSYAPSAGYANAKDVVTDGMVEEIAAGLRRMKHVSVRDENTRLLVERCTGESPTLVVDPTLIFDFDDVMPQERVVEGNYILVYAYEGRMDSVEEIRAVKDFAAQHKLKIVSAGSYHAWCDENIVVSPFELLKVFKDAAFVVTDTFHGSIFSMKNAKQFATFVRDDNPLGSNANKVRYLLDQFGMGSRIVNDLSLMDQILTTPAPYDVFNERLLGLRKTSLDFLKLALAEGAA, from the coding sequence ATGGAAGTTGGAATTTTGACAATGCATAGAGTGCTGAACTATGGCTCATTTATGCAGGCGTACGCACTGAAGAGCGTGATCGAGTCTTTCGGCCATCATGTGACATTCAGGGATTTCAAAAATGGCGAACCGCGCCACAAAGGCAAGAAAGTCAGTCCCCCCGGCTTTCTTGACAAGGTCGCCAAGATTCCTCAGGCAATCGCCGATCTCGAAGGAACACTGAAGAAACGTGCTTTCCGGCGAAAGTTCAATAATTACTTCAAACAGACTTGCTGGGGATTGCTTGAGGTGCCACAGGAGCCTAACCATGGCCTCGTTGCGGACGCGGTGGTTATTGGCAGTGACGAAGTGTTCAATTACACCCAGAACCACGCTTTTGGCTACGTGCCATGTTTGTTTGGCCATGGCATCAATGCGCCCCTGATACTCAGTTATGCACCGTCAGCTGGTTATGCTAATGCCAAAGATGTGGTCACCGATGGCATGGTGGAGGAAATCGCTGCTGGCTTACGTCGCATGAAGCACGTTTCAGTTCGGGATGAAAATACGCGACTTCTGGTCGAGCGTTGTACAGGTGAGTCGCCTACCCTAGTTGTAGACCCGACGCTGATTTTCGACTTCGACGACGTCATGCCGCAAGAGCGCGTAGTTGAAGGTAACTACATCCTCGTCTATGCGTACGAGGGACGGATGGATTCGGTAGAGGAAATCCGCGCAGTCAAGGATTTTGCCGCCCAGCATAAATTGAAGATTGTTTCAGCTGGTTCCTATCACGCATGGTGCGATGAGAATATTGTCGTCTCGCCCTTTGAGCTTTTAAAAGTCTTCAAGGATGCCGCGTTTGTTGTGACCGATACTTTTCATGGCAGCATTTTTTCGATGAAAAATGCCAAGCAGTTCGCGACATTCGTAAGAGACGATAATCCGCTCGGCAGCAATGCCAACAAGGTGCGCTATCTATTGGATCAATTCGGCATGGGGTCAAGAATCGTCAATGACCTCTCCCTCATGGACCAGATATTAACGACGCCGGCACCCTACGACGTTTTCAATGAACGTTTGCTTGGCCTACGGAAAACATCGCTCGATTTTCTGAAACTAGCGTTGGCCGAAGGGGCTGCCTGA
- a CDS encoding polysaccharide biosynthesis protein, whose protein sequence is MVARFGNVRVKRGLLNFFIGKSVSAVGGLLAMVLVVHGLSIGDFATYSILVALVEVFTAVSGLGLTHVILRYVPELYASYQASALRFIVLAAFGLRSIVLVCALGVAWLFSDSIGSWIGVGNAIHALEAFLLIVALRSTNQFLSQILESMLHQGTAQTAFSLIAVGRCVGMLWLTNSNQVMLTDVIWLEVICEAGAMCVMLFGIFDSLWSKKSNGDENVDDDWHNTNRTEVIRFATSAYLQHLATLPFGGNTNRLVGGAMFGSVMMASFGFALSLYEYAKRYLPTQLLIGLIRPIVVARYTTTRNFSVAAGLCEQSLQVNLVILTAMLAVLLVCGEELLGLISGGKYVEHSVVLLCVLLVFLGLETQRLVLEVLAQMVDHYEILIPTNLFLSLSVIGGVAGYALLGAVAFPIANLLALVIANYWTAHRLASMGFRYSHDWAGTGWSLVVFLISVLAGKLCQYAGIHWSISLLVTLMVFGLLFLKIQLKPTIRFARELIGEKA, encoded by the coding sequence ATGGTTGCGCGTTTTGGAAATGTTCGAGTCAAGCGGGGTCTCCTGAATTTTTTCATCGGCAAGAGCGTCTCTGCCGTTGGTGGATTGCTGGCTATGGTGCTTGTCGTCCATGGCCTGTCAATTGGCGATTTTGCGACATATTCGATTCTGGTTGCCCTGGTTGAAGTTTTTACCGCAGTCTCTGGTCTTGGGCTTACCCACGTCATCCTGCGATACGTGCCTGAGTTGTATGCAAGTTACCAGGCATCTGCTTTACGATTTATTGTTCTTGCCGCCTTTGGGCTACGTTCTATCGTGCTCGTTTGTGCGCTAGGCGTCGCTTGGTTATTTTCCGACAGCATTGGTTCCTGGATCGGGGTTGGTAACGCTATTCACGCGTTGGAGGCCTTTCTGCTCATCGTGGCACTCAGGTCGACCAATCAGTTCCTATCCCAAATATTGGAATCCATGCTGCATCAAGGCACTGCTCAAACTGCATTTTCTCTTATAGCAGTAGGCAGGTGCGTTGGCATGTTGTGGCTCACGAATAGCAATCAAGTCATGTTGACGGATGTCATCTGGCTTGAGGTTATCTGCGAGGCTGGAGCAATGTGTGTAATGTTGTTCGGCATTTTTGATTCACTTTGGTCCAAAAAGTCCAATGGCGACGAGAATGTGGATGACGATTGGCACAATACCAATCGAACCGAGGTTATCCGGTTTGCTACTTCGGCGTACCTGCAGCATCTGGCGACCTTGCCGTTCGGGGGCAATACGAACCGACTGGTCGGTGGCGCAATGTTCGGCAGCGTGATGATGGCAAGTTTTGGTTTTGCGCTCTCTCTCTACGAGTATGCAAAGCGGTATCTGCCTACCCAATTGTTGATCGGTCTTATTCGGCCAATTGTCGTAGCGCGTTATACGACAACACGCAACTTTTCTGTTGCTGCCGGTTTGTGTGAGCAATCGCTACAAGTCAATCTGGTCATCCTGACTGCAATGCTTGCAGTACTTCTGGTTTGCGGCGAGGAATTGCTTGGTCTCATTTCGGGGGGGAAGTACGTGGAGCACAGCGTTGTGCTGTTATGCGTGCTACTCGTTTTTCTTGGGCTTGAAACGCAGCGACTGGTACTTGAAGTCCTGGCGCAAATGGTTGACCACTACGAAATATTGATTCCAACAAATCTTTTCTTGTCGCTGTCGGTAATTGGTGGCGTGGCCGGATATGCCTTGCTTGGGGCAGTCGCATTTCCAATCGCGAATCTGCTAGCACTTGTGATTGCCAATTATTGGACTGCCCATAGGCTTGCCTCCATGGGCTTTCGATATTCCCACGATTGGGCTGGAACTGGCTGGTCGTTAGTGGTCTTCCTGATTTCGGTATTAGCAGGAAAGCTCTGTCAGTACGCAGGGATTCACTGGAGTATTTCTCTACTAGTTACGCTCATGGTTTTTGGTCTTTTGTTCTTGAAAATTCAATTGAAACCGACGATACGCTTTGCCCGCGAATTGATCGGTGAAAAGGCATAA
- the epsI gene encoding exosortase-associated protein EpsI, B-type, translated as MNLPLRNIILLVLMLASAGLAVAMRPTNKIADQGPKVELETMIPRAFGVWKEELQPATQIIDPQQKEMLQKIYTQTLSRTFVDELGNRVMLSIAYGEDQRDSVQLHYPEVCYPAQGFVVLSNEIGVLETDSGNILVKRLLTKLGGRVEPVTYWTTLGDQLVQGGLNTKLTQLKFGFRRQIPDGLLFRVSSINQDTESAYAMQQDFVRALITSLSEKDRLKLTGLPANAGQK; from the coding sequence ATGAACCTACCGCTCCGCAACATCATCCTGCTCGTGCTCATGCTGGCCAGTGCTGGCCTGGCCGTCGCCATGCGGCCAACGAACAAGATCGCTGACCAAGGTCCAAAAGTGGAACTGGAAACCATGATCCCGCGCGCATTTGGGGTTTGGAAAGAAGAGCTGCAGCCTGCTACGCAGATCATCGATCCACAGCAAAAGGAAATGCTTCAGAAAATTTATACCCAGACACTCTCTCGCACATTTGTCGATGAGTTGGGTAACCGAGTCATGCTCTCGATTGCCTATGGAGAAGATCAGCGTGATTCCGTTCAGTTGCACTATCCCGAGGTTTGTTACCCCGCTCAAGGTTTTGTCGTGCTTTCCAATGAAATTGGCGTTTTGGAAACGGACTCGGGCAACATCCTGGTCAAACGACTTTTGACCAAATTGGGAGGCAGAGTTGAGCCTGTCACTTATTGGACAACCTTGGGTGACCAATTAGTGCAAGGGGGACTGAACACCAAGTTGACCCAGCTCAAATTCGGTTTCAGGAGGCAAATTCCTGATGGCCTGCTATTTAGGGTTTCAAGCATTAATCAGGACACAGAGAGCGCCTACGCTATGCAGCAGGATTTCGTTCGCGCGCTTATTACTAGCCTTTCCGAAAAAGATAGGCTAAAACTGACTGGCTTGCCAGCGAACGCTGGTCAGAAATAA
- a CDS encoding acyltransferase family protein, whose translation MNTKNNARLDYLDVLRGWAAIAVCVQHILGYVYHTYNSTHPMYSSVKFIVAESVDLGRFGVILFFLISGFIIPNSLKPGAGALKKFFISRFFRLYPAYWATLLLILISVASFESSQRQYSNFDIFANATMMPKLFGINEMSGVFWTLFIELVFYGCCVILFRLKLLDKAWAVGLIAISMNLTTPVAIGLNKIFQLQLPVQFILFHLSFLFAGNLLRLAFVQKNKTAGWFACAYILLNFLTVPISSGIIFPVPAAIEKGFVMFTPEAVIYAYILAVAIFIFSIAYKSLNSRIVSGLGEISYSLYLMHMLCFAFVAKFISPETVYGFFIYIAVSSILCYMVAKLSFNLIENTAVVFGRQLVKSRGYA comes from the coding sequence ATGAATACAAAAAATAATGCAAGATTGGATTATCTAGATGTGTTACGCGGCTGGGCGGCTATAGCGGTTTGCGTCCAACATATTCTTGGTTACGTCTATCACACATATAACTCTACTCACCCTATGTATTCAAGTGTTAAATTTATCGTTGCTGAATCCGTCGATTTAGGGAGGTTTGGCGTTATTCTATTTTTCCTAATCAGTGGATTTATAATTCCAAATAGTCTAAAGCCAGGTGCTGGGGCATTAAAAAAGTTTTTTATTAGTCGCTTTTTTCGACTTTACCCTGCTTATTGGGCAACTTTGCTCCTGATTCTTATTTCAGTGGCGAGTTTTGAAAGCTCTCAGCGGCAGTATTCGAACTTTGATATATTTGCAAACGCAACAATGATGCCTAAATTATTTGGGATTAATGAGATGAGTGGGGTTTTTTGGACCCTGTTTATTGAGTTGGTTTTTTATGGGTGCTGTGTAATATTATTTCGATTAAAATTACTCGATAAGGCATGGGCGGTTGGCCTTATCGCCATCAGCATGAATCTGACCACACCCGTTGCCATTGGGCTGAACAAAATATTTCAACTGCAGTTGCCGGTTCAATTTATTCTATTTCACCTATCTTTTCTTTTTGCTGGAAATTTGTTGAGGCTGGCTTTTGTTCAGAAAAACAAAACAGCTGGGTGGTTTGCTTGTGCCTATATTCTCCTAAATTTCCTGACGGTACCAATTTCGTCCGGGATTATTTTCCCCGTTCCTGCAGCTATCGAAAAGGGGTTTGTGATGTTTACGCCTGAAGCGGTGATTTATGCCTATATTTTAGCGGTGGCTATATTTATATTTTCAATTGCATATAAATCACTCAACAGTCGGATCGTGTCAGGTTTGGGTGAAATAAGTTATTCGCTTTACCTTATGCATATGCTCTGCTTTGCATTTGTTGCGAAATTTATTTCGCCTGAGACTGTGTACGGTTTTTTTATTTATATAGCTGTTAGTTCGATACTTTGTTACATGGTAGCCAAGCTTTCATTCAATTTAATCGAAAATACTGCTGTGGTTTTTGGTCGACAACTAGTTAAAAGCCGAGGGTACGCCTAA
- a CDS encoding nitroreductase family protein — protein MYFAVKLLPGHAYDYRRFLAYSGLNKSRDSRSERAARITLYYHQVEKGLSLASPRAGFGMNVIPGLLDDVDAYLGAYGITDPATTAISALQGYLDYHERIGHPADYVRNRLSVIFDKYHIPLEQSQSWAGGVLPLSRAGLLAARNAGFKSFFESRYSVRQFAGGVIPESDIRSAVETAQKTPSVCNRQSWRVHAFSDAKQIERLLAIQNGSRGFGDQASVVLVVTSELRSFLGVAERYQPWIDGGMFAMSLCLALHDLGYGSCCLNWSKESGDDKLMRAAAAIPPSEQIIMLLAVGILPDEFRVARSYRPSVDQILVMHGA, from the coding sequence ATGTATTTCGCAGTCAAGCTGCTGCCAGGGCATGCCTACGACTATCGACGGTTCTTGGCTTACTCCGGCTTGAACAAGAGCCGCGATTCACGGTCGGAGCGCGCAGCCAGAATCACGCTTTATTACCATCAGGTCGAGAAGGGATTGAGCCTTGCTTCGCCCCGTGCGGGCTTTGGCATGAACGTCATTCCCGGCTTGCTGGATGATGTGGATGCCTATCTGGGGGCATATGGCATTACCGATCCTGCAACTACTGCGATATCAGCTTTGCAAGGTTATCTTGACTATCACGAACGTATTGGGCATCCAGCGGACTATGTGCGTAATCGACTATCTGTAATTTTCGACAAGTACCATATTCCCTTAGAACAGTCTCAATCCTGGGCTGGCGGAGTCTTGCCCCTTAGTCGAGCCGGATTGCTGGCAGCGCGGAATGCTGGATTTAAAAGCTTCTTTGAATCCAGATACAGTGTCCGGCAGTTTGCCGGCGGGGTAATCCCAGAATCAGATATTCGAAGCGCGGTCGAAACTGCACAAAAAACACCATCGGTTTGTAATCGTCAGTCTTGGCGCGTACATGCCTTCTCTGATGCCAAGCAGATTGAACGTTTGCTTGCTATCCAGAACGGCAGCCGGGGCTTTGGTGACCAGGCATCTGTCGTACTGGTCGTTACCTCGGAACTGCGGAGTTTCCTCGGGGTTGCTGAGCGTTATCAGCCCTGGATCGACGGTGGAATGTTCGCAATGTCCCTGTGCCTTGCCTTGCATGATTTGGGATATGGAAGCTGCTGCCTTAACTGGTCAAAGGAGTCGGGCGACGACAAATTGATGCGCGCCGCCGCAGCCATTCCGCCGTCCGAACAAATCATCATGCTGCTGGCCGTGGGCATTCTCCCTGATGAGTTTAGGGTTGCGCGTTCATATCGACCCTCGGTGGATCAGATTCTCGTAATGCATGGCGCCTGA
- a CDS encoding glycosyltransferase family 4 protein translates to MDSIAIVVPELLPVPPVRGGAVEHWVDEAARRMASPDRRLAMVSRPAGIAGHGTIEYIGIPWTPLERFFHHIKERVTWKNPLRYLAKIQNVFSYGRRVAKVVRDFDVVYLHNEPNILLFLDKKAGQKIVLHMHNDHLSARLFRPFYRRALNKAHRIICVSDYIRRCAVASFPEYADKFSVIVNSTDPEIFRPYGNEALEALAGLVSLDPACRYLLYVGRLTEVKGVHVLIEAFQKIHARMPNTRLIITGSSFFGGAAKTAYEQKLVNLAEPVSDSIVFTGFLPHDKLRYLYSAVDVVCLPSVWQDPCPLVVFESLSSGSCLVASRVGGVPEVVVSGEDGILVVPDDPDGLADAVCDVLAHPEKKAEMERRGREKVMRAYTWERLVIELEIILND, encoded by the coding sequence GTGGATTCCATCGCAATTGTTGTTCCTGAGCTATTACCGGTCCCACCCGTACGCGGCGGTGCCGTCGAGCATTGGGTGGATGAAGCAGCGCGACGCATGGCATCGCCAGACCGCCGATTGGCGATGGTTTCCCGACCGGCCGGCATTGCAGGGCACGGTACGATTGAGTACATCGGTATTCCATGGACACCGCTGGAGCGGTTCTTTCACCACATCAAGGAGCGCGTGACCTGGAAGAACCCGTTGCGCTATCTGGCCAAGATACAGAATGTCTTTTCGTATGGCCGGCGGGTAGCCAAAGTCGTGCGTGATTTCGATGTGGTTTATCTGCACAACGAACCCAACATTCTTTTGTTCCTCGATAAAAAGGCGGGCCAAAAGATTGTGTTGCACATGCATAACGATCATCTCTCCGCGCGGCTTTTTCGCCCGTTTTACCGGCGAGCCCTGAACAAAGCTCACCGGATTATCTGCGTCAGTGACTATATCCGTCGCTGCGCCGTAGCGTCTTTTCCTGAATATGCGGACAAATTCAGCGTCATCGTCAACTCGACCGATCCGGAAATCTTTCGTCCTTATGGCAACGAAGCGCTGGAAGCGCTTGCCGGACTGGTCTCCCTTGACCCGGCCTGCCGATACCTGCTTTATGTAGGGCGGCTGACCGAGGTCAAAGGTGTCCATGTCCTGATCGAAGCGTTTCAGAAAATCCACGCCAGGATGCCGAATACCCGCCTGATCATTACCGGCTCGTCATTTTTCGGGGGGGCCGCCAAGACGGCGTATGAGCAAAAGCTGGTCAATCTGGCGGAACCGGTCAGCGATTCCATCGTATTCACCGGGTTCCTGCCACACGACAAGTTGCGTTATCTATATTCGGCAGTGGATGTTGTCTGCCTCCCTTCAGTCTGGCAAGACCCTTGTCCTTTGGTGGTTTTTGAGTCCTTGTCGTCAGGAAGTTGTCTGGTGGCTTCTCGGGTGGGTGGGGTGCCAGAAGTAGTCGTCAGTGGTGAGGATGGCATTTTGGTGGTGCCCGATGATCCTGATGGCTTGGCTGACGCGGTTTGTGACGTGCTGGCTCATCCGGAGAAGAAAGCAGAAATGGAGCGGCGTGGTCGGGAAAAAGTGATGCGTGCCTATACTTGGGAACGACTGGTAATCGAATTAGAAATTATATTAAACGACTGA
- a CDS encoding glycosyltransferase family 4 protein, with amino-acid sequence MIAIVYPQFYGVGGIARYLDSFLTNLPSGHPPIYLVTGDEHRVERSYPGVEIIHIPFSSSRFNLFIWGLQARKLLIRLHGERKIQWVNLHFPPLIPGLFLPRQIPVVLTAHTTYLGMSGRFYETRHFESQWSNASLTIKSWMERRIFSLTSKVITLTEQGRQEVLAYGFKGPVTVIPNGADVKLFTPDESAAKEFDVLFCGRIEFRKGSRAMVEYCRQLIARKSDVRICIVGYGDDDAWVTEALAPFAQNVVLTGKLPFSEMVGYYNRSRVYASTSYYEGLPGTCLEAMSMQLPVVVWDFLFYRGLVIEGETGSLASPNDFVAMVDKTLALLSNAKQSAQMGRNGRALLESDYSWSKLAGDILEVFKS; translated from the coding sequence GTGATTGCCATTGTCTACCCCCAGTTCTACGGCGTCGGCGGCATAGCCCGTTATCTCGACTCCTTTCTGACCAACCTTCCGTCTGGTCATCCGCCAATCTATCTGGTGACTGGCGACGAGCATCGAGTCGAGCGCAGCTATCCCGGCGTGGAAATTATCCATATCCCTTTCAGTTCCAGCCGGTTCAATCTTTTTATCTGGGGTTTGCAGGCGCGCAAGCTGCTGATCCGCCTGCATGGCGAAAGGAAGATCCAGTGGGTCAATCTGCATTTTCCACCGCTAATCCCCGGGCTTTTTCTGCCGCGGCAAATTCCGGTGGTGCTGACGGCGCACACTACATATCTAGGTATGTCAGGCCGTTTTTACGAAACGCGGCATTTCGAGAGCCAGTGGAGCAATGCTTCGCTGACGATCAAGTCCTGGATGGAGCGCCGTATTTTCAGCCTGACGAGCAAGGTGATCACGCTGACCGAGCAGGGGCGTCAGGAGGTGCTGGCTTACGGGTTCAAGGGGCCGGTAACGGTGATCCCGAACGGCGCAGACGTGAAGTTGTTTACTCCGGATGAGTCAGCGGCTAAAGAGTTCGATGTGCTGTTTTGCGGACGCATCGAATTCCGCAAGGGTAGCAGGGCGATGGTGGAGTATTGCCGACAGTTGATCGCCAGGAAGTCGGATGTGCGGATTTGCATCGTCGGTTACGGTGATGACGATGCCTGGGTGACGGAGGCTTTGGCGCCATTCGCACAAAACGTGGTGTTGACCGGCAAGCTGCCTTTTTCGGAGATGGTGGGTTACTACAACCGTAGCCGGGTTTATGCGTCGACGTCTTACTACGAGGGCTTGCCGGGAACTTGCTTGGAGGCGATGTCGATGCAGCTGCCGGTGGTGGTTTGGGACTTCCTTTTCTACCGTGGTCTAGTGATTGAGGGTGAGACTGGGTCGCTGGCATCGCCAAATGACTTCGTTGCGATGGTGGACAAGACTTTGGCCTTGCTCTCGAATGCAAAGCAATCGGCTCAAATGGGGCGAAACGGGCGAGCGTTGCTGGAGTCGGATTACAGTTGGTCGAAGTTGGCGGGCGACATCCTTGAGGTATTCAAATCTTGA
- a CDS encoding glycosyltransferase family 4 protein, with translation METHAENLCPLLAELGCSVEVIARSTYQPKEITEWRNVRFKNIWAPKSKGLEAIVHTFLGVLYAGLISRPDVLHIQAIGPALMAPLARLLGLRVVVTHHGPDYDRQKWGRFAKLALRMGERFGMRWSNARIVISKVIANIVLQSHNRGSDLIPNGVVLPEMPTLTGTLDSFDLEAGKYVVLVSRLVPEKRHLDLIEAFNRAALPGWKLAIVGASDHPDAYVLEVLERAKVSANIVCTGLQTGNALRELYGHAGMFVLPSSHEGLPIALLEALSYGLPVIASDIPANLEVGLSDEHYFPLGNTEALADRLRAFASQPRSQEKIDERRAWVSSRFNWHEIARKTAAVYRSLLR, from the coding sequence GTGGAAACTCACGCCGAAAACCTCTGCCCCTTGCTTGCAGAATTGGGCTGCTCGGTCGAGGTCATTGCGCGTTCGACCTACCAGCCAAAAGAGATCACTGAATGGCGAAATGTTCGGTTCAAGAACATTTGGGCGCCAAAATCAAAAGGTCTTGAAGCCATCGTGCACACCTTTCTTGGTGTGCTTTATGCGGGGCTGATCTCCCGCCCGGATGTGTTGCACATCCAGGCGATTGGCCCGGCATTGATGGCGCCGCTGGCCCGACTGCTCGGCTTGCGCGTGGTCGTTACGCATCACGGCCCGGATTACGACCGGCAAAAATGGGGGCGCTTTGCGAAGCTGGCCCTGCGCATGGGTGAGCGTTTTGGCATGCGCTGGTCCAATGCCAGGATTGTTATTTCAAAAGTAATCGCCAATATCGTTTTGCAGTCGCATAACCGGGGAAGTGACCTGATTCCGAATGGTGTTGTGCTGCCTGAGATGCCTACGTTGACCGGTACGCTCGATAGCTTTGACCTTGAGGCAGGGAAGTATGTGGTGCTGGTGAGCCGTTTGGTGCCGGAAAAACGCCACCTTGATCTCATCGAGGCATTCAATCGGGCCGCCTTGCCGGGTTGGAAGCTAGCGATTGTTGGTGCATCGGACCATCCGGATGCTTATGTGCTTGAGGTGCTGGAAAGGGCCAAGGTGTCTGCGAATATCGTATGCACTGGCCTGCAAACCGGAAATGCTTTGCGCGAGTTGTATGGCCATGCCGGGATGTTTGTCTTGCCGTCTTCTCACGAAGGCTTGCCCATAGCGCTTCTGGAGGCGCTGTCGTATGGATTGCCGGTCATCGCCAGCGATATTCCGGCCAATCTTGAGGTTGGGCTCTCCGACGAGCATTACTTTCCGTTGGGAAACACCGAAGCGCTCGCGGACCGGTTGCGTGCGTTTGCATCGCAGCCGCGATCACAGGAAAAGATCGATGAGCGACGGGCTTGGGTGTCTTCAAGATTCAATTGGCACGAGATAGCACGAAAAACCGCGGCGGTTTATAGGTCATTGCTGCGTTAA